The Carcharodon carcharias isolate sCarCar2 chromosome X unlocalized genomic scaffold, sCarCar2.pri SUPER_X_unloc_6, whole genome shotgun sequence genome includes a region encoding these proteins:
- the LOC121275105 gene encoding aladin-like, translating to MVWDPSGERLAVILKGDSCSPNSVPIIAVFKTRIRPVFELLPCGFVQGEINSSPQFISFHPNFPKGALLTVGWSTGRISNIPFYFVSEQTFQPSTGCSPALICTNSCSTRDLFSEL from the exons ATGGTCTGGGACCCAAGTGGTGAAAGATTAGCCGTCATTCTGAAAG GTGATTCCTGCAGCCCGAACTCTGTGCCCATCATCGCCGTATTCAAAACCCGCATCCGGCCAGTTTTTGAGCTTCTTCCCTG TGGGTTTGTCCAGGGTGAGATTAACTCCAGTCCTCAGTTCATCAGCTTCCACCCCAACTTTCCCAAAGGAGCCCTCCTCACTGTG GGCTGGTCCACGGGCAGGATCTCCAACATCCCCTTCTATTTTGTGAGCGAGCAGACCTTCCAGCCCAGCACAGGCTGCAGTCCAGCCCTCATCTGCACCAATAGCTGCTCCACCCGGGACCTCTTCTCCGAGCTATGA
- the myg1 gene encoding UPF0160 protein MYG1, mitochondrial isoform X1, with translation MAGLKRLRIGTHDGTFHCDEALACFLLRRLPEYQDAEIVRTRDPKVLAECDVVVDVGGVYDPAKHRYDHHQRSFSESMSSLRPGSGWVTKLSSAGLVYHHFGRRILAQLLQTDWTDRRLDVLQDKLYENFVEEIDAIDNGISQCDAEPRYNVTTNLSSRVARLNPTWNAECQDTEVGFARALQLVGSEFLDRLGYYHRSWLPARALIEGAVRGRYEEDPSGEIIVLAKGGCPWKEHLFELEKELRVDKPIKFVLYPDQRDQWRVQCVPQGLATFQNRLSLMESWRGLRDDQLSAASGIAGCVFVHANGFIGGNATKEGALEMARVTLDWASAVNGTPESELS, from the exons ATGGCCGGGCTGAAGCGGCTCAGGATCGGCACCCACGACGGGACCTTCCACTGCGACGAGGCGCTGGCCTGTTTCCTGCTCCGGCGGCTGCCCGAATATCAG GATGCAGAGATCGTTCGGACTCGTGACCCTAAAGTGCTGGCAGAGTGTGACGTGGTggtggatgtgggtggggtttacgATCCTGCGAAACACCGCTATGACCATCATCAGAG GTCCTTCTCAGAGAGCATGTCCAGCCTGAGACCGGGCAGTGGATGGGTCACCAAGCTGAGCAGCGCGGGGCTGGTTTACCATCATTTCGGGAGGAGGATCCTGGCCCAGCTGCTTCAGACCGACTGGACTGACCGGCGACTGGACGTCCTACAGGACAAG CTATACGAAAACTTTGTGGAGGAGATTGATGCCATTGATAATGGAATTTCCCAGTGTGACGCAGAGCCCCGGTACAACGTGACCACCAACCTGAGCTCTAGGGTGGCTCGCCTCAATCCTACCTGGAACGCTGAGTGTCAGGACACGGAG GTTGGATTCGCCCGGGCCCTGCAGCTGGTGGGCTCGGAGTTCCTGGACCGACTGGGATATTATCACAGGTCCTGGCTCCCAGCTCGGGCCCTGATCGAGGGGGCAGTCCGGGGCCGCTACGAG gaggaTCCGAGCGGGGAGATAATTGTACTGGCGAAGGGAGGCTGCCCCTGGAAGGAGCACCTGTTTGAGCTGGAGAAGGAGCTGCGGGTGGACAAGCCCATTAAGTTTGTGTTGTACCCAGACCAGCgagaccagtggagagttcagtgtGTACCTCAGGGACtggccactttccaaaacag ACTGTCGTTGATGGAGAGCTGGCGTGGGTTGAGGGACGACCAACTCTCTGCTGCCAGTGGGATTGCAGGCTGCGTGTTTGTCCACGCCAACGGGTTCATTGGAGGAAATGCAACCAAGGAGGGGGCCCTGGAGATGGCACGAGTGACCCTTGACTGGGCCTCTGCGGTCAATGGGACGCCCGAGTCCGAGCTGAGTTGA
- the myg1 gene encoding UPF0160 protein MYG1, mitochondrial isoform X2 produces MAGLKRLRIGTHDGTFHCDEALACFLLRRLPEYQDAEIVRTRDPKVLAECDVVVDVGGVYDPAKHRYDHHQRSFSESMSSLRPGSGWVTKLSSAGLVYHHFGRRILAQLLQTDWTDRRLDVLQDKLYENFVEEIDAIDNGISQCDAEPRYNVTTNLSSRVARLNPTWNAECQDTEEDPSGEIIVLAKGGCPWKEHLFELEKELRVDKPIKFVLYPDQRDQWRVQCVPQGLATFQNRLSLMESWRGLRDDQLSAASGIAGCVFVHANGFIGGNATKEGALEMARVTLDWASAVNGTPESELS; encoded by the exons ATGGCCGGGCTGAAGCGGCTCAGGATCGGCACCCACGACGGGACCTTCCACTGCGACGAGGCGCTGGCCTGTTTCCTGCTCCGGCGGCTGCCCGAATATCAG GATGCAGAGATCGTTCGGACTCGTGACCCTAAAGTGCTGGCAGAGTGTGACGTGGTggtggatgtgggtggggtttacgATCCTGCGAAACACCGCTATGACCATCATCAGAG GTCCTTCTCAGAGAGCATGTCCAGCCTGAGACCGGGCAGTGGATGGGTCACCAAGCTGAGCAGCGCGGGGCTGGTTTACCATCATTTCGGGAGGAGGATCCTGGCCCAGCTGCTTCAGACCGACTGGACTGACCGGCGACTGGACGTCCTACAGGACAAG CTATACGAAAACTTTGTGGAGGAGATTGATGCCATTGATAATGGAATTTCCCAGTGTGACGCAGAGCCCCGGTACAACGTGACCACCAACCTGAGCTCTAGGGTGGCTCGCCTCAATCCTACCTGGAACGCTGAGTGTCAGGACACGGAG gaggaTCCGAGCGGGGAGATAATTGTACTGGCGAAGGGAGGCTGCCCCTGGAAGGAGCACCTGTTTGAGCTGGAGAAGGAGCTGCGGGTGGACAAGCCCATTAAGTTTGTGTTGTACCCAGACCAGCgagaccagtggagagttcagtgtGTACCTCAGGGACtggccactttccaaaacag ACTGTCGTTGATGGAGAGCTGGCGTGGGTTGAGGGACGACCAACTCTCTGCTGCCAGTGGGATTGCAGGCTGCGTGTTTGTCCACGCCAACGGGTTCATTGGAGGAAATGCAACCAAGGAGGGGGCCCTGGAGATGGCACGAGTGACCCTTGACTGGGCCTCTGCGGTCAATGGGACGCCCGAGTCCGAGCTGAGTTGA